A genomic window from Variovorax paradoxus includes:
- a CDS encoding PhaM family polyhydroxyalkanoate granule multifunctional regulatory protein, giving the protein MSTASKPFDFSQFVPGFDFLKNLAGGAASGTGAGSVPGIPSLASWVAPTLSVEEVDKRIQELKTVQYWLEQNGHALKATIQALEVQKMTLSTLRGMNVRMEDIASAFTKQAAAMAPAPAAAAPEPEPEEVEEEDEMPEEEAPAPTKPRSRPASAKAKTAAADGAGVVDPMQWWGSLTEQFQQIASSALQDAAQLKVPAMAQPLADAVGKVMGKPATTAARKPAAAKKAAAPAAKKKTSTAARKRTSARR; this is encoded by the coding sequence ATGAGCACCGCCAGCAAGCCCTTCGACTTCAGCCAGTTCGTCCCCGGATTCGACTTCCTGAAGAACCTCGCCGGTGGCGCCGCATCGGGCACGGGAGCCGGTTCTGTGCCGGGAATCCCGAGCCTCGCGAGCTGGGTGGCGCCCACGCTGAGCGTGGAAGAAGTCGACAAGCGCATCCAGGAGCTCAAGACGGTGCAGTACTGGCTCGAGCAGAACGGCCATGCCCTCAAGGCCACGATCCAGGCGCTCGAAGTGCAGAAGATGACGTTGTCGACGCTGCGCGGCATGAACGTGCGGATGGAAGACATCGCCAGCGCGTTCACCAAGCAGGCAGCCGCGATGGCGCCGGCGCCTGCCGCGGCAGCTCCGGAGCCCGAACCCGAAGAGGTCGAGGAAGAGGACGAGATGCCCGAAGAAGAGGCTCCAGCACCGACGAAGCCGCGCAGCAGGCCGGCTTCGGCCAAGGCAAAGACCGCGGCGGCCGACGGCGCCGGCGTGGTCGATCCCATGCAGTGGTGGGGCTCGCTCACCGAACAGTTCCAGCAGATCGCCAGCTCGGCGCTGCAGGACGCGGCCCAGCTGAAGGTGCCGGCCATGGCCCAGCCGCTGGCCGATGCGGTCGGCAAGGTCATGGGCAAGCCGGCAACAACGGCCGCCCGCAAGCCTGCTGCGGCCAAGAAGGCTGCAGCGCCGGCTGCCAAAAAGAAGACATCGACAGCCGCGCGCAAGCGAACCTCCGCCCGGCGTTGA
- a CDS encoding aminotransferase-like domain-containing protein: MLTRTSTQSLTGQLADRLAERIRTRLLPPGARLPSVRECARQQGVSPYTVVAAYDQLLAQGLVEARRQRGFYVRDSAPVQDGRPNHGADAGGASGMPAAMAVQMMASRIPADASSLIRSMFHRPSDKPQPGMGVFPPDWMSSTFMPTAVRRMTSTAALQELSLQYGEPAGDMSLRRSLSQKLVGINVPASPDQIVTTIGATHALDIVSRTLLRAGDPVMVEEPGWALEFARLEALGMRILPVPRRADGPDLEVMAQYCALHSPKLFVSVSVLHNPTGYSLTPGSAHRVLKLANEYDFHIVEDDTYSHLAPEHATRLSALDGLQRTIYVSGFAKILAPNWRIGFLAAPPALKERLLETKLLATLTSPTLFERALSWCIDQGQLRRHSERVRIRLDGARGRAVKLAMSHGCTFASEPAGLFGWVDTGVDTDALTQRMLDQGYLLAPGSLFHARRPPSTMMRINFATSQDATFWKVFSKVRNEL, from the coding sequence ATGCTGACACGCACCTCCACACAGTCGCTGACGGGGCAACTGGCCGACCGCCTGGCCGAGCGCATCCGCACCCGCCTGCTGCCGCCCGGCGCCCGCCTGCCCTCGGTGCGCGAATGCGCCCGGCAGCAGGGCGTGAGCCCGTACACCGTCGTTGCCGCGTACGACCAGCTGCTGGCGCAGGGGCTGGTCGAGGCCCGCCGGCAGCGCGGCTTCTATGTGCGGGATTCGGCGCCGGTACAGGACGGCCGCCCGAACCACGGCGCGGACGCCGGTGGCGCGAGCGGCATGCCAGCGGCGATGGCGGTGCAGATGATGGCCTCGCGCATACCGGCCGACGCGAGCTCGCTGATACGCAGCATGTTCCACCGCCCGAGCGACAAGCCGCAGCCGGGCATGGGCGTGTTTCCGCCGGACTGGATGTCGTCCACCTTCATGCCCACGGCCGTGCGGCGCATGACCAGTACAGCCGCCCTGCAGGAGCTGTCGCTCCAGTACGGCGAGCCGGCCGGCGACATGAGCCTGCGGCGCAGCCTCTCGCAGAAGCTGGTGGGCATCAACGTGCCGGCCTCGCCCGACCAGATAGTGACCACCATCGGCGCCACGCATGCGCTGGACATCGTGAGCCGCACGCTGCTGCGCGCGGGCGACCCGGTGATGGTCGAGGAGCCGGGCTGGGCGCTGGAGTTCGCGCGGCTGGAGGCGCTGGGCATGCGCATCCTGCCGGTGCCGCGGCGCGCCGACGGGCCCGACCTGGAGGTGATGGCGCAGTACTGCGCGCTGCACAGCCCAAAGCTTTTCGTCAGTGTGAGCGTGCTGCACAACCCGACCGGCTACAGCCTCACGCCGGGCAGCGCGCACCGCGTGCTGAAGCTGGCCAACGAATACGACTTCCACATCGTCGAGGACGACACCTACAGCCACCTTGCGCCCGAGCACGCCACCCGGCTCAGCGCGCTCGACGGGCTGCAGCGCACCATCTACGTGAGCGGCTTCGCGAAGATCCTGGCGCCCAACTGGCGAATCGGCTTCCTGGCGGCGCCGCCCGCGCTGAAGGAGCGGCTGCTGGAAACCAAGCTGCTGGCCACGCTCACCTCGCCCACGCTGTTCGAGCGGGCTTTGTCGTGGTGCATCGACCAGGGGCAGCTGCGCCGGCACTCGGAGCGCGTGCGCATCCGCCTCGACGGGGCGCGGGGGCGGGCGGTGAAGCTGGCGATGTCGCACGGCTGCACCTTCGCCTCGGAGCCGGCTGGGCTGTTCGGCTGGGTCGATACGGGCGTGGACACCGATGCGCTCACGCAGCGCATGCTCGACCAGGGCTACCTGCTGGCGCCAGGCTCGCTGTTCCATGCGCGCCGGCCGCCGAGCACCATGATGCGGATCAACTTCGCCACGTCGCAGGATGCGACCTTCTGGAAGGTCTTCAGCAAGGTCCGAAACGAGCTCTGA
- a CDS encoding LysE family translocator has product MNWQEFTALLVLATAMSFSPGPNTTLSTALAANGGLPRAMRFVVAVPVGWTLLLALCAAGIGALVVAMPSLRLAIKALGIGYLLWLAYKLSGSATLGKADGAKLSVGFGQGVMLQFVNIKAWLLALTLVAGWIAGQPDALRRFAIVAPVMLTYAFVSNFAYALVGALLREWLAKGSRLLWFNRAMGLVLVLTAWWMVSV; this is encoded by the coding sequence ATGAACTGGCAAGAATTCACCGCGCTGCTGGTGCTGGCCACGGCGATGAGTTTCTCGCCCGGTCCCAACACCACGCTCTCCACCGCCCTGGCGGCCAATGGCGGCCTGCCGCGCGCCATGCGCTTCGTGGTCGCGGTGCCAGTCGGCTGGACGCTGCTGCTGGCGCTGTGCGCCGCCGGCATCGGCGCGCTGGTGGTGGCAATGCCTTCGCTGCGCCTGGCCATCAAGGCGCTGGGCATCGGCTACCTGCTGTGGCTCGCGTACAAGCTCAGCGGCAGCGCCACGCTCGGCAAGGCCGACGGCGCCAAGCTGTCAGTCGGCTTCGGCCAGGGCGTGATGCTGCAGTTCGTGAACATCAAGGCCTGGCTGCTGGCGCTCACGCTGGTGGCCGGCTGGATCGCCGGGCAGCCCGATGCGCTGCGCCGCTTCGCCATCGTGGCGCCGGTGATGCTGACCTATGCCTTCGTCAGCAACTTCGCCTATGCACTGGTCGGCGCGCTGCTGCGCGAATGGCTGGCCAAGGGTTCGCGGCTGCTGTGGTTCAACCGCGCGATGGGCCTGGTACTGGTGCTGACAGCCTGGTGGATGGTGAGCGTATGA
- a CDS encoding DMT family transporter: MKDETLGMWLGVVGVAMFAVTLPMTRLATGTQDAPQLSPWFVTLGRAALAGVLSAIFLLVTRSPRPAAHQWKPLAFAVLGNAIGFPLLLAYALRVVTASHAAVVTALLPLVTAAVAAWVLHQRARLGFWLCAIAGSLLVVAFSVLRASQSGHGFGFEWADLLLVGAVIAASIGYIYGAQVTPSLGAERVICWVCVMALPFTLPATLALWPQQPVATASWLGFVYVGTFSMWIGFFAWYRGLALGGALRVSQTQLLQPFLSILASIPLLGEPLDMVTLGFAVAVVATVVIGKRLSQPQDNKARVVYRGDIQPD; this comes from the coding sequence ATGAAAGACGAAACGCTGGGCATGTGGCTCGGCGTTGTCGGCGTGGCCATGTTCGCCGTCACGCTGCCGATGACGCGCCTGGCCACCGGCACGCAAGACGCACCGCAGCTGTCGCCGTGGTTCGTCACGCTCGGGCGCGCGGCGCTGGCGGGCGTGCTGTCGGCCATCTTCCTGCTGGTAACGCGCTCGCCGCGGCCTGCTGCGCACCAGTGGAAGCCGCTGGCCTTCGCGGTGCTGGGCAATGCCATCGGCTTTCCGCTGCTGCTGGCATATGCGCTGCGCGTGGTCACCGCCAGCCACGCGGCAGTGGTGACTGCCCTGCTGCCGCTGGTCACGGCCGCCGTCGCGGCCTGGGTGCTGCACCAGCGAGCGCGGCTCGGCTTCTGGCTCTGCGCCATCGCGGGCAGCCTGCTGGTGGTGGCTTTCTCGGTGCTGCGCGCGAGCCAGAGCGGCCATGGCTTCGGCTTCGAGTGGGCCGATCTGCTGCTGGTCGGCGCGGTCATCGCCGCCTCCATCGGCTACATCTACGGCGCGCAGGTCACGCCGTCGCTGGGCGCCGAGCGCGTGATCTGCTGGGTCTGCGTGATGGCGCTGCCCTTCACGCTGCCGGCCACGCTGGCGCTGTGGCCGCAACAGCCCGTTGCCACGGCCTCGTGGCTGGGCTTTGTCTACGTCGGCACGTTCTCTATGTGGATCGGCTTCTTCGCCTGGTATCGCGGCCTGGCCCTGGGCGGCGCGCTGCGCGTGAGTCAGACCCAATTGCTGCAGCCCTTTCTCTCGATCCTCGCGTCGATCCCGCTGCTGGGCGAGCCGCTCGACATGGTCACGCTGGGCTTTGCCGTCGCGGTGGTGGCCACTGTGGTCATCGGCAAGCGCCTCTCGCAGCCGCAAGACAACAAGGCCCGCGTCGTATACCGTGGCGACATCCAGCCGGATTGA
- a CDS encoding aminotransferase-like domain-containing protein: MNWKLAARAAKMNPSVLREILKVTERPGIISLAGGLPSPKTFPIQAFADACAEVLHNDGQAALQYAASEGYAPLRQAVADMLPWDVDASQVLITTGSQQGLDLVAKVLIDPGSKVLVETPTYLGALQAFGPMEPHPVGVASDDDGVIVEDLVAKARDARFVYLLPNFQNPTGRTMTEERRAAVSAAAAAANLPIVEDNPYGELWFDEAPPLPLAARNPEGVIYLGSFSKVLAPGLRLGFLVAPKSIYPKLLQAKQAVDLHTPIFTQRMVSAVMKDKFLDRHVPTIRALYKRQRDAMIAALKREMAGLDVKFNAPKGGMFLWARLPEGIDTVTLLPKAVERNVAFVPGAPFYAGEGDPRTLRLSFVTASEDEIDTAIAALAQTLREELVLLGDTKLAAAQV, from the coding sequence ATGAACTGGAAACTCGCCGCCCGCGCCGCCAAGATGAATCCCTCGGTGCTGCGCGAAATCCTCAAGGTCACCGAGCGCCCCGGCATCATCAGCCTGGCCGGCGGCCTGCCCTCGCCCAAGACCTTCCCGATCCAGGCTTTTGCCGACGCCTGCGCCGAAGTGCTGCACAACGACGGCCAGGCCGCCCTGCAATACGCCGCCAGCGAAGGCTACGCGCCGCTGCGCCAGGCCGTGGCCGACATGCTGCCGTGGGACGTCGACGCCTCGCAGGTGCTCATCACCACCGGCTCGCAGCAGGGCCTCGACCTCGTGGCCAAGGTGCTGATCGATCCGGGCAGCAAGGTGCTGGTCGAAACGCCCACCTACCTCGGCGCGCTGCAGGCCTTCGGCCCGATGGAGCCGCACCCCGTGGGCGTGGCCAGCGACGACGACGGCGTGATCGTCGAAGACCTGGTGGCCAAGGCCAGGGACGCACGCTTCGTCTACCTGCTGCCCAACTTCCAGAACCCCACCGGCCGCACCATGACCGAAGAGCGACGCGCTGCCGTGTCGGCCGCCGCCGCTGCTGCCAACCTGCCCATCGTCGAGGACAACCCCTACGGCGAACTCTGGTTCGACGAAGCCCCGCCGCTGCCGCTGGCCGCGCGCAACCCCGAAGGCGTGATCTACCTGGGCTCGTTCTCGAAGGTGCTGGCCCCCGGCCTGCGCCTGGGCTTCCTGGTGGCGCCCAAGTCCATCTACCCGAAGCTGCTGCAGGCCAAGCAGGCGGTCGACCTGCACACGCCGATCTTCACGCAGCGCATGGTCTCGGCCGTGATGAAGGACAAGTTCCTCGACCGCCACGTGCCCACCATCCGCGCCCTCTACAAGCGCCAGCGCGACGCGATGATCGCCGCGCTCAAGCGCGAGATGGCCGGCCTGGACGTGAAGTTCAACGCGCCCAAGGGCGGCATGTTCCTGTGGGCGCGCCTGCCCGAGGGCATCGACACCGTGACGCTGCTGCCCAAGGCGGTGGAGCGCAACGTGGCCTTCGTGCCCGGCGCGCCGTTCTACGCGGGCGAAGGCGATCCGCGCACGCTGCGCCTGTCGTTCGTGACGGCCAGCGAGGACGAAATCGACACCGCCATCGCCGCGCTGGCGCAGACGCTGCGCGAAGAGCTGGTGCTGCTCGGCGACACAAAGCTGGCCGCCGCGCAGGTCTGA
- a CDS encoding LysE family translocator — MIGLATLSLFLLAVLALFLSPGPNMAFVLSHGVAHGPRGGFAAAIGISAADLVHTLFAATGVTALVAAWPPSFDVLRYAGALYLIWLAAQALRNGGGLRISAQAQPAGFGRIVRMALLNNLVNPKALLFFMVFLPQFVDPSCGSVPLQLVQLGVVLSMAALAFNTLLGACSGQVGRWLHNRPGAARFQSGLLAAVMLGLAVRLLFLDRPSPR; from the coding sequence TTGATCGGCCTCGCAACGCTGTCGCTCTTCCTGCTCGCGGTTCTGGCGCTGTTCCTGTCGCCCGGCCCGAACATGGCTTTCGTGCTCTCGCACGGCGTGGCCCACGGCCCGCGCGGCGGTTTTGCGGCGGCCATCGGCATCTCGGCGGCAGACCTGGTGCACACGCTGTTCGCGGCCACCGGCGTCACCGCGCTGGTGGCTGCGTGGCCGCCCTCGTTCGATGTGCTGCGCTATGCGGGCGCGCTGTACCTGATCTGGCTCGCTGCGCAGGCGCTGCGCAACGGTGGCGGACTTCGCATCAGTGCGCAGGCGCAGCCCGCCGGCTTTGGCCGCATCGTGCGCATGGCGCTGCTGAACAACCTCGTCAATCCGAAGGCGCTGCTGTTCTTCATGGTGTTCCTGCCGCAGTTCGTCGACCCCTCGTGCGGCAGCGTGCCGCTGCAGCTGGTGCAGCTCGGCGTGGTGCTGTCGATGGCCGCGCTGGCCTTCAACACGCTGCTGGGCGCATGCAGCGGCCAGGTCGGCCGCTGGCTGCACAACCGGCCCGGCGCGGCGCGCTTCCAGAGCGGCCTGCTGGCCGCCGTGATGCTGGGGCTGGCCGTGCGCCTGCTCTTCCTCGATCGTCCTTCACCTCGCTGA
- a CDS encoding PhzF family phenazine biosynthesis protein — translation MNVLKIAAFSDGETGGNPAGVVIADALPPAGQMQRVAAEVGFSETAFAARADDGGWRVRYFAPQSEVPFCGHATIALGAALAMQQGDGVFPLTLNNAQITVEGRRSGGLVEAALQSPPTRSAAASPELLSEALALFGYARQDLDSRIPPAVAHAGADHLVLALKSRAALSAMHYELEVGRALMARAGLTTIVLVFAETAQLLHTRNPFASGGVYEDPATGAATAALAGYLRDIDWPHGGAIDVVQGEDMGMLSRLHADISPTPGSSIRVSGTARIMRA, via the coding sequence ATGAACGTTCTGAAAATCGCGGCCTTCTCGGATGGCGAGACGGGCGGCAACCCCGCCGGCGTCGTCATCGCCGATGCGCTGCCGCCCGCGGGGCAGATGCAGCGCGTTGCCGCCGAAGTCGGCTTTTCGGAAACCGCGTTTGCCGCCCGCGCCGATGACGGCGGCTGGCGCGTGCGCTACTTCGCCCCGCAGTCCGAAGTGCCCTTCTGCGGCCACGCAACGATCGCGCTGGGTGCCGCGCTGGCAATGCAGCAAGGCGACGGCGTATTCCCGCTGACGCTCAACAATGCGCAGATCACCGTGGAAGGCCGGCGCAGCGGCGGCTTGGTCGAGGCCGCGCTGCAGTCGCCGCCCACGCGCAGCGCCGCTGCGTCGCCCGAGCTGCTGTCCGAGGCGCTGGCCCTGTTCGGCTACGCGCGGCAAGACCTGGATTCGCGCATCCCGCCGGCCGTCGCCCATGCGGGTGCCGACCATCTGGTGCTGGCCCTGAAAAGCCGCGCGGCGCTGTCGGCGATGCACTACGAGCTGGAGGTCGGCCGTGCCCTGATGGCCCGCGCCGGACTCACGACCATCGTGCTGGTCTTTGCCGAGACCGCGCAGCTGCTGCACACGCGCAATCCTTTCGCGTCCGGCGGCGTGTACGAAGACCCCGCCACCGGCGCCGCCACGGCCGCGCTGGCCGGCTACCTGCGCGACATCGACTGGCCACACGGCGGCGCCATCGACGTGGTGCAGGGCGAAGACATGGGCATGCTGTCACGCCTGCATGCCGACATTTCGCCCACGCCAGGCAGCTCTATCCGCGTGTCGGGCACCGCGCGCATCATGCGGGCCTGA
- a CDS encoding glutathione S-transferase family protein, translating into MLNIWGRISSINVRKVVWCAQELGLDFQRTEAGGKFGVVQTPEYLALNPNAMVPTIDDGEGAERVTLWESNVIVRYLCARHSHGNFYPSELPARFDAERWMDWQQTTLNRTSRDAFIQWVRTPPSERQSALIEASVRDSEALFSMLDAHLASQPYMAGQRFTMADIPVGCEAHRWFNLPAAEYRRPNWPNVERWYSELLSRLGTRGVLDLPLE; encoded by the coding sequence ATGCTCAACATCTGGGGCCGCATCAGTTCGATCAACGTCCGCAAGGTGGTGTGGTGCGCGCAGGAGCTCGGGCTCGACTTCCAGCGCACCGAGGCCGGCGGCAAGTTCGGCGTGGTGCAGACGCCCGAATACCTCGCGCTCAATCCGAATGCGATGGTGCCCACCATCGACGACGGCGAAGGCGCCGAGCGCGTGACGCTCTGGGAGTCGAACGTGATCGTGCGCTACCTCTGCGCCAGGCATTCGCACGGCAACTTCTACCCGAGCGAGCTGCCCGCGCGCTTCGACGCCGAGCGCTGGATGGACTGGCAGCAGACCACGCTCAACCGCACGAGCCGCGATGCCTTCATCCAGTGGGTGCGCACGCCGCCGTCGGAGCGCCAGAGCGCGCTCATCGAGGCGTCCGTCCGCGACAGCGAAGCGCTGTTCTCGATGCTCGACGCGCATCTTGCGAGCCAGCCGTACATGGCCGGCCAGCGCTTCACCATGGCCGACATTCCCGTTGGCTGCGAGGCGCACCGCTGGTTCAACCTGCCGGCTGCCGAATACCGCAGGCCGAACTGGCCGAACGTCGAACGCTGGTATTCAGAACTGCTTTCCCGCCTGGGCACGCGCGGCGTGCTCGACCTCCCCCTCGAATGA
- a CDS encoding PhzF family phenazine biosynthesis protein produces the protein MKSRPFKQVDVFTATAYYGNPLAVVIDGQDLDDAAMQRFAQWTNLSETTFLLPPTDPAADYRVRIFTPGGELPFAGHPTIGSCHAWLQAGGKPKVAGLVVQQCGAGLVPLRRDGERLAFAAPPLKRSAPSPALLAKVAGALGLKAQQVIAAQVLDNGPVWFGLLVNDADAVLALQPDHRALKELGVKAGVAGVPAAHDTSLLIGRSNREARAFGNRPATPNEDGAKIDLEVRAFAEPIGVQEDPVTGSLNASLAEWLIADGHMPERYLAAQGQCLGRAGRVYIERDAEGKIWVGGDAVTCVDGQVTL, from the coding sequence ATGAAATCCCGCCCCTTCAAGCAAGTCGACGTCTTCACCGCCACCGCCTACTACGGCAACCCGCTCGCGGTGGTGATCGATGGCCAGGACCTCGACGACGCCGCCATGCAGCGCTTTGCGCAGTGGACCAACCTGTCCGAAACCACCTTCCTGCTGCCGCCCACCGATCCGGCCGCCGACTACCGCGTGCGCATCTTCACGCCCGGCGGCGAGCTGCCCTTTGCCGGCCACCCGACCATCGGCAGCTGCCATGCCTGGCTGCAGGCCGGCGGCAAGCCCAAGGTTGCGGGCCTGGTGGTGCAGCAATGCGGTGCCGGCCTCGTGCCGCTGCGCCGCGACGGCGAGCGCCTGGCATTCGCCGCGCCGCCCCTGAAGCGCAGCGCCCCGAGCCCCGCGCTGCTGGCCAAGGTCGCCGGCGCGCTGGGCCTGAAAGCGCAGCAGGTCATCGCGGCGCAGGTGCTCGACAACGGTCCGGTCTGGTTCGGCCTGCTGGTGAACGACGCCGACGCCGTGCTGGCGCTGCAGCCCGACCACCGCGCCCTGAAGGAGCTGGGCGTGAAGGCCGGCGTGGCGGGCGTGCCCGCGGCGCACGACACCTCGCTGCTCATCGGCCGCTCGAACCGCGAGGCGCGCGCCTTCGGCAACCGGCCCGCGACCCCGAACGAAGACGGCGCGAAGATCGACCTCGAAGTGCGCGCCTTCGCCGAGCCCATCGGCGTGCAGGAAGACCCGGTCACCGGCAGCCTCAACGCGAGCCTGGCCGAATGGCTGATCGCCGACGGCCACATGCCCGAGCGCTACCTTGCCGCGCAGGGCCAATGCCTGGGGCGCGCGGGCCGCGTCTACATCGAGCGCGATGCCGAAGGAAAGATCTGGGTCGGCGGCGATGCCGTGACCTGCGTCGACGGCCAGGTCACGCTGTAA
- a CDS encoding VOC family protein produces the protein MHAQLDHLVIAAASLAEGVAWCEATLGVTPAPGGSHPLMGTHNRLLNIASDAFPAAYAEIIAIEPGKQPSRPKTHRWFDLDDAALQAGLAQHGPKLIHFVARVPDAHAAIRALAREEHAHIDRGQLLEASRDTPAGRLEWQITVRDDGQRLFYGALPTLIQWGPVHPTDAMPKSGLAMRALRAVHPRAPTLAAALSAIGMTGMEVDAGPPNLIAVLDTPRGPVTLESQGL, from the coding sequence ATGCACGCGCAGCTCGACCACCTCGTGATTGCCGCCGCCTCGCTCGCCGAGGGCGTGGCCTGGTGCGAGGCAACGCTCGGCGTCACGCCGGCCCCGGGCGGCTCGCATCCGCTGATGGGCACTCACAACCGCCTGCTGAACATCGCGAGCGACGCCTTTCCGGCGGCCTACGCGGAAATCATCGCGATCGAGCCGGGCAAGCAGCCCTCGCGCCCCAAGACGCACCGCTGGTTCGACCTCGACGACGCCGCGCTGCAGGCCGGGCTCGCACAGCATGGCCCGAAGCTGATTCACTTCGTCGCCCGCGTGCCCGACGCGCATGCCGCAATACGCGCGCTCGCACGCGAAGAGCATGCGCACATCGATCGCGGCCAGCTGCTCGAAGCCTCGCGCGACACGCCCGCCGGCCGGCTCGAATGGCAGATCACCGTGCGCGACGACGGCCAGCGGCTGTTCTACGGCGCACTGCCCACGCTGATCCAGTGGGGCCCCGTGCACCCGACCGACGCCATGCCGAAGTCGGGCCTCGCCATGCGCGCGCTGCGCGCCGTGCATCCGCGCGCGCCCACGCTGGCCGCCGCGCTGTCGGCCATCGGCATGACCGGCATGGAGGTCGATGCCGGCCCGCCCAATCTCATCGCCGTGCTCGACACGCCGCGCGGCCCCGTCACGCTCGAATCGCAAGGACTCTGA
- a CDS encoding LysE family translocator: protein MLSLTEIAWFALASLLLALTPGPNMIYCVSRTLVQGRRAGLISLGGVLLAFLAHLFAAALGLTALLLAVPLAFDAIRIAGAAYLLWLAWQAVRPGGNAPFEARALPADPPGKLFRMGFLTNLLNPKVAMFYLSFFPQFIHPERGSVLLQSLQLGIAQMATSAVVNTVMIVGAASITAVLSQSAGWLRAQRYIMGSVLAALAVRVALTERK, encoded by the coding sequence ATGCTGAGCCTCACTGAAATCGCCTGGTTCGCCCTCGCCTCGCTGCTGCTGGCGCTCACGCCGGGGCCGAACATGATCTATTGCGTCTCGCGCACGCTGGTGCAGGGCCGACGCGCCGGGCTCATCTCGCTGGGCGGCGTGCTGCTGGCGTTTCTGGCGCACCTGTTCGCCGCGGCGCTCGGGCTCACCGCGCTGCTGCTGGCCGTGCCGCTGGCCTTCGACGCGATCCGCATCGCTGGCGCGGCCTACCTGCTGTGGCTCGCATGGCAGGCGGTCAGGCCTGGAGGCAATGCACCTTTCGAGGCGCGCGCACTGCCGGCCGACCCGCCGGGCAAGCTGTTCCGCATGGGCTTTCTCACGAACCTGCTGAACCCGAAGGTGGCGATGTTCTATCTCTCATTCTTTCCGCAGTTCATTCACCCAGAGCGCGGCTCGGTGCTGCTGCAGAGCCTGCAGCTGGGCATCGCGCAGATGGCAACCAGCGCCGTGGTCAACACGGTGATGATCGTCGGCGCCGCCAGCATCACGGCCGTGCTGTCGCAAAGCGCGGGCTGGCTGCGCGCGCAGCGCTACATCATGGGCAGCGTGCTGGCCGCGCTGGCCGTTCGCGTGGCACTCACCGAACGCAAGTAA
- a CDS encoding threonine dehydratase, with product MKFTREEIEAARRTVHAAMPPTPQYAWPLLSQRLGATVWAKHENHTPAGAFKIRSGLTYFETLAREQPGVRHAISATRGNHGQSVGFATRRHGLAATIVVPHGNSTEKNAAMRALGVTLVEHGDDFQAASEHAAVLAERDGLHRVPSFHRELVRGVSTAYVEFFDALKDTPPDVLFVPIGLGSGFAAAAAARAHCGVSTKLIGVVSAHATAYRDSFRAGKPVESPVTTRLADGMACRVPVPESVQVILREADDVVTVTDDEIAEAMRILFSDTHNVAEGAGAAALAAALQQQERWHGKTVGVCVSGGNVDTGMFASVLGRNASWRPLPYSIDSGITSDCR from the coding sequence GTGAAGTTCACCCGCGAAGAAATCGAAGCCGCGCGGCGCACCGTGCATGCGGCCATGCCGCCCACTCCGCAGTACGCCTGGCCGTTGCTCTCGCAGCGCCTCGGTGCCACCGTGTGGGCCAAGCACGAGAACCACACTCCGGCCGGCGCCTTCAAGATCCGCAGCGGCCTGACCTACTTCGAAACCCTGGCGCGCGAGCAGCCCGGAGTGCGCCACGCCATCAGCGCCACGCGCGGCAACCACGGCCAGTCGGTCGGCTTCGCCACGCGGCGCCACGGGCTGGCCGCGACCATCGTGGTGCCGCACGGCAATTCGACCGAGAAGAACGCCGCGATGCGCGCGCTCGGCGTCACGCTGGTCGAGCATGGCGACGACTTCCAGGCGGCTTCAGAACACGCTGCCGTGCTGGCCGAGCGCGACGGCCTGCACCGGGTGCCTTCGTTCCATCGCGAACTGGTGCGCGGCGTTTCGACTGCGTATGTGGAGTTCTTCGACGCGTTGAAAGACACCCCGCCCGACGTGCTGTTCGTGCCCATCGGCCTGGGCTCCGGCTTTGCCGCCGCGGCGGCGGCGCGCGCGCATTGCGGCGTGTCGACCAAGCTCATCGGCGTGGTGTCGGCGCATGCCACGGCGTATCGCGATTCCTTCCGCGCCGGCAAGCCGGTCGAGTCGCCCGTCACCACGCGGCTGGCCGACGGCATGGCCTGCCGCGTCCCGGTGCCCGAATCGGTCCAGGTGATCCTGCGCGAAGCCGACGACGTGGTCACCGTCACCGACGACGAGATCGCCGAGGCCATGCGCATCCTGTTCAGCGACACGCACAACGTGGCCGAAGGCGCGGGTGCAGCCGCGCTGGCCGCCGCGCTCCAGCAGCAGGAACGCTGGCACGGCAAGACGGTGGGTGTGTGCGTGAGCGGCGGCAATGTCGACACCGGCATGTTCGCCAGCGTGCTCGGGCGCAACGCGTCCTGGCGCCCTCTTCCCTACAGCATCGACTCGGGAATCACGAGCGACTGCAGGTAG